One stretch of Streptomyces agglomeratus DNA includes these proteins:
- a CDS encoding MFS transporter, with protein sequence MHPAPARQDTRAQLDPRRWAVLTILSGSLLLIAMDTTILNVAFPSLVEDLQPSSVQQLWIIDVYALALSGVLVTAGALGDRWGRKRMLLIGFGVFALASLIAVFATAPWQVIAARALLGVGGAAIMPSTLSILRHVFSDARERAFAYAVWAAVFGGGMALGPVVGGLLVEKNGWQSAFLLNVPVALAVIAFGLWLLPESRQPREGRWDWWGVGQSVVGMLALAGGIKQLGKGGPADPVAWALLAVAAVALTVFVRRQLRLPQPLLRVRLFAGRSFSIAAAAIFLGMIALGSALFLITQWFQYGEGYTPLEAGIRLLPAPLGLVVTSLVTPALMHRLQIRHVLGGGLLMMTAGLALPWVFQRTGTLGYPSIAFALAVLGCGVGIATTVASVTLMASAPARDVSGAAAIEETCYELGAAMGVAILGSVASALYRAHLPGLGLDGATTAAVRDSVGEAAHVAGHIGGPAGAALLDKVSTAFTAGMTPTFLLAAALPLAAAVLTWAKIPKDLRPTENAH encoded by the coding sequence ATGCACCCCGCCCCCGCCCGGCAAGACACCCGGGCTCAGCTCGATCCCCGGCGCTGGGCCGTCCTCACGATCCTCTCCGGCAGCCTGCTGCTGATCGCGATGGACACCACGATCCTCAACGTGGCCTTCCCGTCCCTCGTCGAGGACTTGCAGCCCAGCTCCGTGCAGCAGCTGTGGATCATCGACGTGTACGCGCTCGCGCTGTCCGGTGTACTGGTCACCGCCGGTGCGCTCGGCGACCGTTGGGGACGCAAGCGCATGCTGCTCATCGGATTCGGCGTCTTCGCGCTCGCCTCGCTGATCGCCGTGTTCGCCACCGCGCCGTGGCAGGTCATCGCCGCCCGCGCACTGCTCGGCGTCGGCGGCGCGGCCATCATGCCGTCGACGCTGTCGATCCTGCGGCACGTCTTCAGCGACGCGCGTGAACGCGCCTTCGCGTACGCCGTGTGGGCCGCGGTCTTCGGCGGCGGCATGGCGCTCGGCCCGGTCGTGGGCGGCCTGCTCGTCGAGAAGAACGGCTGGCAGTCCGCGTTCCTGCTCAACGTGCCGGTCGCCCTCGCCGTCATCGCGTTCGGACTGTGGCTGCTCCCCGAATCGCGTCAGCCGCGTGAGGGCCGCTGGGACTGGTGGGGCGTCGGGCAGTCGGTCGTCGGCATGCTCGCCCTCGCGGGCGGCATCAAGCAGCTCGGAAAGGGCGGCCCCGCCGACCCGGTCGCCTGGGCGCTGCTGGCCGTGGCAGCGGTCGCGCTGACCGTGTTCGTACGCCGCCAGCTGAGGCTTCCGCAGCCGTTGCTCCGGGTACGGCTCTTCGCCGGCCGGTCGTTCAGCATCGCCGCCGCCGCGATCTTCCTCGGCATGATCGCGCTCGGCTCCGCCCTGTTCCTGATCACCCAGTGGTTCCAGTACGGCGAGGGCTACACACCGCTGGAGGCAGGCATCCGACTGCTCCCCGCACCCCTCGGACTGGTCGTCACCTCTCTGGTGACGCCCGCCCTGATGCACCGCCTCCAGATCCGCCACGTACTCGGCGGCGGCCTGCTGATGATGACCGCGGGCCTCGCGCTGCCGTGGGTCTTCCAGCGGACCGGCACCCTCGGCTACCCGTCGATCGCCTTCGCGCTGGCCGTACTCGGCTGCGGCGTGGGCATCGCCACCACGGTCGCCTCGGTGACCCTGATGGCCTCGGCCCCGGCGCGCGACGTCAGCGGCGCCGCCGCCATCGAGGAGACCTGCTACGAACTCGGTGCGGCGATGGGCGTCGCCATCCTGGGCAGTGTCGCGTCCGCCCTGTACCGGGCGCACCTGCCCGGACTCGGCCTGGACGGTGCGACCACCGCGGCCGTCCGCGACTCCGTGGGCGAGGCCGCACACGTGGCCGGCCACATCGGCGGGCCGGCCGGGGCCGCACTGCTGGACAAGGTCTCCACGGCCTTCACCGCGGGCATGACGCCGACCTTCCTGCTCGCCGCCGCACTTCCGCTCGCGGCGGCGGTGCTCACCTGGGCGAAGATCCCCAAGGACCTCCGCCCGACGGAGAACGCGCACTGA
- a CDS encoding alpha/beta hydrolase, which produces MASRPRSSRCRRTLLAALVIASVAVPVSGAARPSAVPAPAPAALAPLGAATPAVLAGRYAAGRDGIRAALRAAERHGDHRRAAALRAMAVPARHFLSFDGRDGGRAAEVFGDLSRAGRIAVLVPGSDTSLDRYARLRAGATALQRELGEGSAVVAWLGYRTPGTVSPEVLTPGRADDAAPALRRFVAELAAARPTARTSLLCHSYGSVVCGRAAAGLDVTDIVLYGSPGTGGDNAAALRTRATVWAGRGTGDWVARVPHTRLRLPFCTVGLGADPVSREFGARGFAAGGAGHSDYLKPGSLSLANIARIVSGLAPAEEGRHA; this is translated from the coding sequence ATGGCGTCCCGCCCCCGCAGCAGCCGCTGCCGCCGCACCCTGCTCGCCGCGCTCGTGATCGCCTCGGTGGCCGTGCCGGTGTCGGGCGCGGCCCGCCCGTCGGCTGTCCCGGCGCCCGCCCCCGCGGCCCTGGCCCCGCTCGGGGCCGCGACCCCCGCCGTCCTTGCCGGGCGGTACGCCGCAGGCCGGGACGGCATCCGGGCCGCCCTACGGGCGGCCGAGCGGCACGGCGACCACCGGCGGGCCGCCGCGCTGCGCGCCATGGCCGTCCCCGCCCGCCACTTCCTCTCCTTCGACGGCCGCGACGGCGGCCGCGCCGCCGAAGTCTTCGGCGACCTGTCACGGGCCGGGCGGATCGCCGTCCTCGTCCCCGGGTCGGACACCAGCCTCGACCGGTACGCACGGCTCAGAGCCGGCGCCACCGCGCTCCAGCGGGAGCTGGGCGAGGGATCGGCCGTCGTCGCCTGGCTCGGGTACAGGACCCCCGGCACGGTGAGCCCCGAGGTGCTGACCCCCGGCCGCGCCGACGACGCCGCCCCCGCCCTGCGCCGGTTCGTCGCGGAGCTGGCCGCGGCCAGGCCCACCGCCCGTACGTCCCTCCTCTGCCACTCCTACGGCTCCGTGGTCTGCGGCCGGGCCGCCGCCGGGCTGGACGTCACGGACATCGTTCTGTACGGCAGCCCCGGCACGGGCGGCGACAACGCCGCCGCGCTGCGCACCCGCGCGACCGTGTGGGCCGGCCGGGGCACCGGCGACTGGGTCGCCCGCGTACCGCACACGCGGTTGCGACTCCCCTTCTGCACCGTCGGACTGGGCGCCGACCCGGTGTCGCGCGAGTTCGGGGCACGGGGCTTCGCGGCGGGCGGGGCCGGTCACAGCGACTACCTGAAGCCCGGTTCCCTCTCCCTGGCGAACATCGCCCGGATCGTCTCGGGCCTGGCCCCCGCCGAGGAGGGCCGTCATGCGTGA
- a CDS encoding acyltransferase family protein translates to MRDLVRRIDSATPPGRDRAVDALRALAILGVVLGHWLVTALVEDSGTVRAASPLHYMPQLAPVSWMFQTLAVFFLVGGLVGAKSYTAGRARGGTYGQWLRARTARLGRPVAAVLVVWAVAAGVMLMSGAGPETVRALLKLALSPLWFLLVFAALTAATPLMAKLHPLWPLAFVLHVDLVRFGLDGPAWPGWLNVAAGWLVPYCLGAAWARGSLRGRTAGWGLLAGGALATALLVLFAGYPASMVGVPGAAVSNLNPPTLAAVTFGLAQCGAALLLLGPLRRVLARPAVWAAVALVNLSAMTVFLWHQTALMAVTAVGLLAGGPLPGLHTVPDGWGWVSARSAWLPVFAGALWVCRAAFRTYEQGRPREALKAGRVVCEGHPAQEARVRRA, encoded by the coding sequence ATGCGTGACCTGGTCCGCCGGATCGACTCCGCGACACCGCCCGGCCGGGACCGCGCCGTCGACGCGCTGCGCGCGCTGGCCATCCTCGGCGTGGTGCTCGGCCACTGGCTGGTGACCGCCCTCGTCGAGGACAGCGGCACGGTACGCGCCGCCAGCCCGCTCCACTACATGCCCCAACTCGCCCCGGTGTCCTGGATGTTCCAGACCCTGGCGGTCTTCTTCCTGGTGGGCGGGCTGGTGGGGGCGAAGAGTTACACCGCCGGGCGCGCCCGCGGCGGGACCTACGGGCAGTGGCTCCGGGCCCGTACGGCCCGGCTGGGCCGGCCGGTCGCCGCCGTACTGGTGGTGTGGGCGGTGGCGGCCGGCGTGATGCTGATGTCCGGTGCGGGCCCGGAGACCGTACGCGCGCTGCTGAAGCTGGCGCTGTCCCCGCTCTGGTTCCTGCTGGTCTTCGCGGCCCTCACGGCGGCCACCCCGCTGATGGCGAAGCTCCACCCGCTCTGGCCGCTCGCCTTCGTCCTGCACGTCGACCTGGTCCGGTTCGGTCTCGACGGACCCGCGTGGCCCGGCTGGCTCAACGTCGCGGCCGGCTGGCTCGTCCCGTACTGCCTGGGCGCGGCCTGGGCGCGGGGCAGCCTGCGCGGCCGTACGGCGGGCTGGGGCCTGCTGGCCGGCGGCGCGCTCGCCACCGCGCTCCTGGTCCTGTTCGCCGGCTACCCGGCGTCCATGGTCGGTGTGCCCGGCGCAGCCGTCTCCAACCTCAACCCTCCCACCCTCGCCGCCGTCACCTTCGGACTCGCGCAGTGCGGCGCGGCGCTGCTGCTGCTCGGCCCGCTGCGGCGCGTGCTCGCGCGGCCGGCCGTCTGGGCGGCGGTGGCACTGGTCAACCTCTCCGCGATGACCGTCTTCCTCTGGCACCAGACCGCGCTGATGGCGGTCACGGCCGTCGGGCTGCTCGCGGGCGGGCCCCTGCCCGGCCTGCACACCGTTCCCGACGGCTGGGGCTGGGTGTCGGCCCGGTCCGCCTGGCTGCCGGTGTTCGCCGGGGCGCTGTGGGTGTGCCGGGCGGCGTTCCGTACGTACGAACAGGGGCGGCCGCGCGAGGCGTTGAAGGCCGGCCGGGTGGTGTGCGAAGGGCATCCCGCCCAGGAGGCGCGGGTGCGGCGTGCTTAG
- a CDS encoding sensor histidine kinase: protein MDPVKKTDGRRLVAALRALPRTLREDLWTAPADPLPPMGSPGWPVWRPVFGVLLVLLATAIAVVHVSDLVSPGAGIPDHVVLLALLQSGVLVAGMSRPLGAWWASTILMVVTVRISEPVMNPDTLYPWSIPGLLLQSGALFLLALRVRPRRAAGALAISLLAGVACTAFTTQPHNLDVDRAAPVLVAAVVVGASLRGLRIARTALVAQEELTSEERSRRTLLEERNRIARELHDVVAHHMSVISIQAQVAPHLVENPSDELKENLAGIRENAVGALTELRRVLGVLRSEDTLSQTLRHAPQPTLDRLDELVANVRGAGLTVTTRITGEPCPLPPGVELSAFRIVQEALSNVMRHAPGARARVETAYHTAGLTVRITNTAPDEPAEPSRGPGHGLLGMRERTVMLGGEFANGPLPGGGYEVLATLPLEGSP from the coding sequence GTGGACCCGGTGAAGAAGACCGACGGGCGCCGGCTCGTGGCCGCGCTGAGGGCGCTGCCCCGCACCTTGCGCGAGGACCTGTGGACGGCGCCCGCCGATCCGCTGCCCCCCATGGGGTCGCCGGGCTGGCCGGTCTGGCGGCCGGTGTTCGGGGTACTGCTCGTACTGCTGGCGACGGCGATCGCCGTGGTGCACGTGAGTGATCTGGTCTCGCCGGGCGCCGGCATTCCCGATCACGTGGTGCTGCTGGCCCTGCTTCAGTCGGGGGTGCTCGTCGCGGGCATGTCCCGGCCGCTGGGCGCCTGGTGGGCCTCGACGATCCTGATGGTCGTCACGGTGCGGATCTCCGAGCCCGTGATGAACCCGGACACGCTGTACCCCTGGTCGATCCCCGGACTCCTCCTCCAGAGCGGGGCGCTGTTCCTGCTGGCCCTGCGGGTCAGACCCCGCCGCGCGGCCGGGGCGCTGGCGATCAGCCTGCTGGCCGGAGTGGCCTGCACCGCCTTCACCACCCAGCCCCACAACCTCGACGTGGACCGGGCGGCCCCGGTACTCGTCGCGGCAGTGGTGGTCGGTGCGTCGCTGCGGGGACTGCGGATCGCGCGTACCGCGCTGGTTGCGCAGGAGGAACTCACCAGCGAGGAACGGTCCCGGCGCACCCTCCTGGAGGAGCGCAACCGGATCGCGCGCGAGCTGCACGACGTCGTCGCCCACCACATGTCGGTCATCTCCATCCAGGCGCAGGTCGCCCCGCACCTCGTCGAGAACCCGTCCGACGAGCTGAAGGAGAACCTCGCGGGGATACGTGAGAACGCCGTCGGCGCGCTCACCGAACTGCGCCGCGTCCTTGGCGTACTGCGCTCCGAGGACACCCTGTCGCAAACCCTGCGGCACGCCCCCCAGCCCACCCTCGACCGGCTCGACGAGCTGGTCGCCAACGTGCGCGGCGCCGGGCTTACCGTCACGACCCGGATCACGGGAGAGCCCTGCCCGCTGCCGCCCGGCGTCGAACTCTCGGCATTCCGTATCGTGCAGGAGGCGCTCAGCAACGTGATGCGGCACGCACCCGGAGCGCGGGCGCGGGTGGAGACCGCGTACCACACGGCCGGTCTCACCGTCCGGATCACCAACACCGCCCCCGACGAACCGGCCGAACCCTCGCGGGGCCCCGGCCACGGTCTGCTGGGCATGCGGGAACGTACCGTCATGCTGGGCGGTGAGTTCGCCAACGGGCCGCTTCCCGGAGGCGGTTACGAAGTACTGGCGACACTTCCCCTGGAGGGCAGTCCATGA
- a CDS encoding response regulator, whose translation MTIRVLIADDQMMVRQGFTVLLNAEPGIEVVGQAVDGLDAVAKVAELGPDVVLMDIRMPVLGGIDATRRITEPAGATVKVLVLTTFDLDEYVYEALRAGASGFLLKDASAAELAQAVRVVAGGEALLAPNITKRLIAEFSRLTDAPRAPLKDRVGDLTERETEVLSLIAQGLSNAEIAVRLVVAEQTVKTHVSRILVKLGLRDRTQAAVFAYETGLVRPAGY comes from the coding sequence ATGACCATCCGCGTACTGATCGCCGACGACCAGATGATGGTCCGTCAGGGGTTCACGGTGCTGCTCAACGCCGAACCCGGCATCGAGGTCGTCGGCCAGGCGGTCGACGGCCTCGACGCGGTGGCCAAGGTGGCGGAACTCGGCCCGGACGTCGTCCTGATGGACATCCGGATGCCCGTGCTCGGTGGCATCGACGCGACCCGCCGCATCACCGAGCCGGCCGGCGCCACCGTCAAGGTCCTCGTCCTGACCACCTTCGACCTCGACGAGTACGTGTACGAGGCGCTGCGCGCCGGCGCCTCCGGGTTCCTCCTGAAGGACGCCTCCGCCGCCGAACTCGCGCAGGCGGTACGGGTGGTGGCCGGCGGTGAGGCCCTGCTCGCCCCGAACATCACCAAGCGGCTGATAGCCGAGTTCTCCCGGCTGACCGACGCGCCCCGCGCCCCGCTCAAGGACCGCGTCGGCGACCTGACGGAACGCGAGACGGAGGTGCTGTCGCTGATAGCGCAGGGCCTGTCGAACGCGGAGATCGCCGTCCGGCTGGTGGTGGCGGAGCAGACCGTGAAGACCCACGTGAGCCGCATCCTGGTCAAGCTCGGCCTGCGCGACCGGACCCAGGCCGCGGTCTTCGCGTACGAGACGGGACTGGTCCGCCCCGCCGGGTACTGA
- a CDS encoding TetR/AcrR family transcriptional regulator, whose amino-acid sequence MAGAARRRDGHIAQERMLEEAMAVIAEQGLAALTMSALAERLDTSGGHILYYFGSKDRLLLEALRWSESDLASERRLLLARRTTAERKLGQFLELYLPRGPRDPRWMLWIELWARTPANEDLRQAQEELDRGWQEDLEALLSRGVARSRFAPMDIPAHASQLLALLDGLSTRVVLGQRGSDRRQALTAARSAAERLIPRVAG is encoded by the coding sequence GTGGCTGGAGCGGCGCGACGGCGCGACGGGCACATCGCCCAGGAGCGGATGCTCGAAGAGGCCATGGCGGTCATCGCCGAGCAGGGCCTCGCCGCGCTCACCATGTCCGCGCTCGCCGAGCGGCTGGACACCAGCGGCGGCCACATCCTCTACTACTTCGGCAGCAAGGACCGGCTGCTGCTGGAGGCCCTGCGCTGGAGCGAGAGCGACCTCGCCTCGGAGCGCCGGCTGCTGCTGGCCCGCCGGACGACGGCGGAACGCAAGCTCGGCCAGTTCCTGGAGCTGTACCTGCCGCGCGGACCGCGCGACCCGCGCTGGATGCTGTGGATCGAGCTCTGGGCCCGTACACCCGCGAACGAAGACCTGCGGCAGGCCCAGGAGGAGCTGGACCGGGGCTGGCAGGAGGACCTGGAGGCGCTGCTGAGCAGGGGTGTGGCGCGCTCACGCTTCGCCCCCATGGACATACCGGCGCACGCCTCGCAGCTGCTGGCGCTGCTCGACGGGCTGAGCACCCGGGTCGTACTGGGCCAGCGCGGCAGCGACCGCCGCCAGGCACTGACGGCGGCGCGGTCGGCGGCGGAGCGGCTGATTCCGCGGGTCGCCGGCTAG
- a CDS encoding purine-cytosine permease family protein, with translation MATHMADQQQSDEVFHVETHGIDRIPDGERHGSAKDLFWLWFGSNLTFTYVINGALAVAFGLSFWQATAVVVVGGLAFFVISAAGLSGIRTGTATLVISRAAFGTRGNWPAGVLNWIVSIGYTIVNTVVGTLALEVFFAEIGWQGGDTARALALLITLTLTFAVAMWGHATVQFAERWMAYALAAGFGALLVFVLPGADTTAPATGPGAAGWSLAFVVMLSSPFSYVPMPADYTRYLPTTTSLRSLTCCGALGGFLSSVALGVAGVAAATQTDMTDAVAGTEKLLPGWFQPVFLALVLLGSVTNSIITLYSSSLNLQVLGIPWSRSRAILISAAVTAAGSLWALFFADFTESLLSFLSLLIIVFAPWSGVFLTDMVLRRCRYDADALHAGPGGAYWYRSGYHPAGMAALLTGIAFSALTCDSELWTGPLVAPLGGADLTLLGSVVSALAYWALTARTPVRSAR, from the coding sequence ATGGCAACGCACATGGCGGATCAGCAGCAGAGCGACGAGGTGTTCCATGTCGAGACCCACGGCATCGACCGCATCCCCGACGGCGAGCGGCACGGCAGCGCCAAGGACCTCTTCTGGCTCTGGTTCGGCTCGAACCTGACCTTCACCTACGTGATCAACGGGGCGCTCGCCGTCGCCTTCGGCCTGTCCTTCTGGCAGGCGACCGCTGTCGTGGTCGTCGGCGGTCTGGCGTTCTTCGTCATCAGCGCCGCGGGCCTCAGCGGCATCCGTACCGGAACGGCCACCCTCGTGATCTCCCGCGCCGCCTTCGGCACGCGCGGCAACTGGCCCGCCGGAGTGCTCAACTGGATCGTCAGCATCGGCTACACCATCGTCAACACGGTGGTCGGCACCCTCGCGCTGGAAGTCTTCTTCGCCGAGATCGGCTGGCAGGGCGGCGACACGGCACGGGCCCTCGCCCTGCTGATCACGCTCACCCTGACCTTCGCGGTCGCCATGTGGGGACACGCCACCGTGCAGTTCGCCGAACGCTGGATGGCGTACGCGCTGGCCGCCGGCTTCGGGGCCCTGCTCGTCTTCGTCCTGCCCGGCGCCGACACCACCGCCCCCGCCACCGGGCCGGGCGCGGCCGGCTGGAGCCTGGCCTTCGTCGTCATGCTGTCCAGCCCCTTCTCGTACGTGCCGATGCCCGCCGACTACACCCGCTACCTCCCCACCACCACCTCGCTGCGCTCCCTGACCTGCTGCGGAGCGCTCGGCGGCTTCCTCTCCTCGGTCGCGCTCGGCGTCGCCGGTGTCGCAGCCGCCACGCAGACCGACATGACCGACGCCGTGGCGGGCACCGAGAAGCTGCTGCCCGGCTGGTTCCAGCCGGTCTTCCTCGCCCTCGTCCTCCTCGGCTCGGTCACCAACTCGATCATCACGCTCTACTCCTCCAGCCTGAACCTCCAGGTTCTCGGCATCCCGTGGAGCCGGTCGCGCGCCATCCTCATCAGCGCCGCAGTCACCGCCGCCGGTTCCCTCTGGGCCCTCTTCTTCGCCGACTTCACCGAGTCGCTGCTGTCCTTCCTCTCGCTCCTGATCATCGTGTTCGCCCCGTGGAGCGGTGTCTTCCTCACCGACATGGTGCTGCGCCGCTGCCGTTACGACGCCGACGCGCTGCACGCCGGACCCGGCGGCGCCTACTGGTACCGGAGCGGCTACCACCCGGCGGGCATGGCCGCCCTCCTCACCGGAATCGCCTTCTCCGCGCTCACCTGCGACTCCGAACTGTGGACCGGCCCCCTCGTCGCCCCCCTCGGCGGCGCCGACCTCACTCTCCTCGGCTCGGTCGTCTCCGCGCTCGCGTACTGGGCGCTGACCGCGCGCACGCCGGTCCGTTCCGCCCGCTGA
- a CDS encoding amidohydrolase produces MTRTDRADLVLVNARIHTVDARLPEAGAMAVRDGRIAWLGADQDAAQWTGPDTEVVDAGGRLVLPGFIDAHNHVRLGSDDACVQLAGVRTLDGIHARIRAWHTAHPDAEWIEAEAFDYSAIPDGRMPRAADLDPVTGDTPAFVLSYDVHTAWLNTAALRRLGISKGRTSLPFGEAETDPATGEPTGFVKDFAVKGLSRDGHRTLRALGVPWASPDRQYGRLARSLDDAITYGITTVVEPQNSLDDLALYERARAEGRLRSRIVAALFHPRGTTDADLDDFAEAARRFDDDRLNVGPLKLYIDDVVEPRTAALLEPYAGCGHHRGETFYPPEEFDALLTRLDARGFQCFVHATGDRGIRTVLDSVERARAANGPRDARHQVVHVECLDPEDTPRFRELGVVACMQPRHSAPEIAGPGKDWAENVGEGRWHKAWPMRSLHEAGAVLAFSSDWNVAEMDPMVGIYTAVTRRPLGGGEPWMPGETVDVETAVHGYTMGSAYANFLEHERGSLTVGKLADFVVLSRDIFRVAPEDIPGTVAQTVVVGGAVVLKGS; encoded by the coding sequence ATGACCCGCACCGACCGGGCCGACCTGGTCCTCGTCAACGCCCGCATCCACACCGTCGACGCCCGGCTGCCCGAGGCGGGGGCGATGGCCGTGCGCGACGGGCGCATCGCCTGGCTCGGCGCGGACCAGGACGCCGCACAGTGGACCGGACCGGACACCGAGGTCGTCGACGCGGGCGGCCGGCTCGTGCTGCCCGGCTTCATCGACGCCCACAACCACGTCAGGCTCGGCTCCGACGACGCCTGCGTACAACTCGCCGGTGTCCGTACGCTCGACGGCATCCACGCACGCATCCGCGCCTGGCACACGGCCCACCCCGACGCCGAGTGGATCGAGGCGGAGGCGTTCGACTACTCGGCGATCCCGGACGGCCGCATGCCGCGCGCGGCGGACCTCGACCCGGTCACCGGCGACACCCCCGCCTTCGTCCTCAGCTACGACGTCCACACCGCCTGGCTCAACACGGCGGCCCTGCGCCGCCTCGGTATCTCCAAGGGCCGTACGAGCCTGCCCTTCGGCGAGGCCGAGACCGACCCGGCGACCGGCGAACCCACCGGCTTCGTCAAGGACTTCGCCGTCAAGGGCCTCTCCCGCGACGGCCACCGCACCCTGCGCGCGCTCGGCGTGCCGTGGGCGTCGCCCGACCGGCAGTACGGGCGCCTGGCCCGGAGCCTCGACGACGCGATCACCTACGGCATCACCACCGTCGTCGAGCCGCAGAACTCCCTCGACGACCTCGCCCTGTACGAGCGGGCCCGCGCCGAGGGCCGGCTCCGCTCCCGGATCGTCGCGGCCCTCTTCCACCCGCGCGGCACCACCGACGCCGACCTCGACGACTTCGCCGAGGCGGCCCGCCGCTTCGACGACGACCGGCTGAACGTCGGCCCGCTCAAGCTCTACATCGACGACGTCGTCGAGCCGCGCACCGCCGCGCTCCTGGAGCCGTACGCCGGCTGCGGCCACCACCGGGGCGAGACCTTCTACCCGCCCGAGGAGTTCGACGCCCTGCTGACCCGGCTGGACGCCCGCGGCTTCCAGTGCTTCGTCCACGCCACCGGCGACCGGGGCATCCGTACCGTCCTCGATTCCGTCGAGCGGGCCCGCGCCGCCAACGGCCCGCGCGACGCCCGCCACCAGGTCGTCCACGTCGAATGCCTCGACCCCGAGGACACCCCGCGCTTCCGGGAGCTCGGGGTGGTCGCCTGCATGCAGCCGCGCCACAGCGCACCCGAGATCGCCGGGCCGGGCAAGGACTGGGCCGAGAACGTCGGCGAGGGCCGCTGGCACAAGGCGTGGCCGATGCGCAGCCTGCACGAGGCCGGCGCGGTGCTCGCCTTCTCCAGCGACTGGAACGTCGCCGAGATGGACCCGATGGTGGGCATCTACACCGCTGTGACCCGCCGCCCCCTCGGCGGCGGCGAACCGTGGATGCCCGGCGAGACGGTCGACGTGGAAACCGCGGTGCACGGCTACACCATGGGTTCGGCGTACGCCAACTTCCTGGAACACGAGAGGGGTTCACTGACGGTCGGCAAGCTCGCCGATTTCGTCGTCCTGTCCCGCGACATCTTCCGGGTCGCGCCCGAGGACATCCCCGGCACCGTCGCGCAGACCGTCGTCGTGGGCGGCGCCGTCGTGCTCAAGGGGTCATAG
- a CDS encoding magnesium and cobalt transport protein CorA: MPLIRNLSRAVRRAYRPNVDLSHPTRSPLGSAVVNCVVYDDGARRPGDCPAEEALARVRKAGRGFVWIGLHEPSQEEFAGLAALFGLHPLAVEDAVQAHQRPKVERYDDVLFAVFKTVHYVEHAELTATSEIVDTGDLMVFTGPDFVITVRHGGRGSLGPLREVLEASPERLAMGPAAVLHAVADQVVDDYLVVAEAVQHDMDAVETAVFSEPAGRGDAGRIYQLKRELLELKRAVAPLARPLHLLATDTMPAVGPEIRTYFRDVAGHLARTAEQIAAFEGLLDSILQAHLAQVTMTQNEDMRKITSWAAIVAVPTMICGVYGMNFDHMPELRWTYGYPLALGVMAVACFAIHRAFRRNGWL; this comes from the coding sequence ATGCCGTTGATCCGCAATCTCAGCCGGGCGGTCCGCCGCGCCTACCGCCCGAACGTGGATCTCAGCCACCCCACCCGGTCCCCGCTCGGCAGCGCGGTCGTCAACTGCGTGGTGTACGACGACGGGGCCCGGAGGCCGGGCGACTGTCCGGCCGAGGAGGCCCTCGCGCGGGTCCGCAAGGCCGGCCGGGGCTTCGTCTGGATCGGCCTGCACGAGCCGTCCCAGGAGGAATTCGCCGGTCTGGCCGCCCTGTTCGGGCTGCACCCGCTGGCCGTGGAGGACGCCGTACAGGCGCATCAGCGGCCGAAGGTGGAGCGGTACGACGACGTACTGTTCGCGGTCTTCAAGACCGTCCACTACGTCGAGCACGCCGAGCTCACGGCCACCAGCGAGATCGTGGACACCGGCGACCTCATGGTCTTCACCGGCCCCGACTTCGTCATCACCGTCCGGCACGGCGGACGCGGCTCGCTCGGGCCGCTGCGCGAGGTCCTGGAGGCGTCGCCCGAGCGGCTCGCCATGGGCCCCGCCGCCGTGCTGCACGCCGTGGCCGACCAGGTGGTCGACGACTACCTCGTGGTGGCGGAGGCCGTGCAGCACGACATGGACGCGGTCGAGACGGCGGTGTTCAGCGAGCCGGCCGGGCGCGGCGACGCCGGCCGGATCTACCAGCTCAAGCGCGAACTCCTCGAACTGAAGCGGGCGGTGGCGCCGCTGGCCCGGCCGCTGCACCTGCTGGCCACCGACACCATGCCGGCCGTCGGCCCGGAGATCCGTACGTACTTCCGCGACGTTGCCGGGCACCTGGCGAGGACCGCCGAGCAGATCGCCGCCTTCGAGGGACTGCTCGACTCGATCCTTCAGGCCCATCTCGCGCAGGTGACCATGACGCAGAACGAGGACATGCGGAAGATCACCTCCTGGGCGGCGATCGTCGCCGTACCCACGATGATCTGCGGTGTGTACGGCATGAACTTCGACCACATGCCGGAACTGCGCTGGACGTACGGCTACCCGCTGGCCCTCGGCGTCATGGCCGTCGCCTGCTTCGCCATCCACCGGGCGTTCCGCCGCAACGGCTGGCTATGA